One window from the genome of Elaeis guineensis isolate ETL-2024a chromosome 5, EG11, whole genome shotgun sequence encodes:
- the LOC105044643 gene encoding protein disulfide isomerase-like 5-1, whose product MDPVLRRCRAFFFLLFFFFFLNASLRTNAEVLTLTAESFTDKVKEKDTVWFVQFCVPWCKHCKNLGTLWEDLGRAVEGEDEIEIGQVDCSLSKPLCSKLDIHSYPSFKIFYDGEEFAKYKGPRDVESLKAFVLNEAEKAAGTKLDADT is encoded by the exons ATGGATCCGGTCCTCCGTCGCTGTCGTgcgttcttcttcctcctcttcttcttcttctttctgaaCGCCTCCCTTCGAACAAACGCCGAGGTTCTCACGCTCACCGCAGAATCCTTCACGGACAAG GTAAAGGAGAAAGACACTGTGTGGTTTGTGCAGTTCTGCGTTCCTTGGTGTAAACACTG TAAGAACTTGGGAACACTCTGGGAGGACCTAGGAAGGGCTGTTGAAGGTGAAGATGAAATAGAGATAGGACAAGTTGACTGCAGTTTAAGCAAACCATTATGCTCCAAGCTGGACATCCATTCATACCCGTcatttaagatattttatgatggAGAAGAATTTGCAAAATACAAAG GCCCAAGAGATGTTGAGTCACTAAAAGCATTCGTCTTGAATGAGGCAGAGAAAGCAGCGGGCACGAAGCTTGATGCTGATACTTGA
- the LOC105044642 gene encoding uncharacterized protein isoform X1, whose product MSPGGAGGGGRTMTWHEEIASLVDDTGTQYPAGVEAPAPAAAPAEGEAGDPRGRIFGEGYYGYEDGVAPVEESLKDQVKGFLVATAEMLQELGRGCRDIVQQSLEGAEDTYVVKKLRGPLAVVSSRLSFLNDYLPEDRDPMHAWPVVICVFLLALIALNVNSGNETSVQQPRQLYIGPPNASRIQLPDGRHTAYQEQGVQAERARFSLIAPHSFLSSRLAGLPGLKASLLDEFGVRFIAYDLPGFGESDPHPSRNLNSSALDMLHLANALGVTDKFWVMGYSAGSIHAWAAVRYIPDRLAGVAMFAPMVNPYDSSMTKEEQGKTWEKWTTKRKLMYVLARRFPSLLPHFYRRSFLSGKQGKLEKWLSLSLGKKDKSLLEEPNFNEFWEKDVAESVRQGDSKPFVEEAVLQVSDWGFNLADLQVQKQHRGKGLLQWLKSMYSPAERQWTGFLGPIHIWQGMDDRVMPPSMTEFVRRVVPGATVHRLLGEGHFSYFCFCDECHRHIFSTLFGIPQGPLSSSMEEDRPPPEEICKETALHNCTEQE is encoded by the exons ATGTCGCCTGGGGGCGCCGGCGGAGGCGGACGAACGATGACGTGGCATGAGGAGATTGCGAGCCTGGTGGACGACACCGGGACCCAGTACCCCGCCGGCGTGGAAGCGCCGGCGCCGGCGGCGGCGCCTGCGGAGGGGGAGGCGGGGGATCCGAGAGGAAGGATATTCGGGGAAGGGTACTACGGGTACGAGGATGGGGTGGCACCGGTGGAGGAGAGCTTAAAGGATCAGGTGAAGGGTTTCTTGGTGGCGACGGCGGAGATGCTTCAAGAGTTGGGGCGAGGGTGCCGGGATATAGTGCAGCAGAGCCTGGAGGGGGCGGAGGACACCTACGTCGTCAAGAAGCTCCGGGGGCCGCTGGCCGTAGTGTCGAGCCGGCTCAGTTTCTTGAACGACTACCTGCCGGAGGATCGCGATCCAATGCATGCTTGGCCGGTCGTCATCTGCGTGTTCCTTCTGGCGCTTATAG CATTGAACGTAAATAGTGGAAATGAAACTTCAGTTCAACAACCAAGGCAACTGTATATAGGCCCCCCAAATGCAAGTCGAATCCAACTTCCTGATGGAAGGCATACGGCATATCAGGAACAAGGAGTTCAAGCTGAAAGAGCTAGATTTTCTTTGATAGCTCCTCATTCCTTTCTTTCATCTCGACTGGCAG GACTCCCTGGCCTTAAAGCATCACTCCTGGATGAGTTTGGAGTTCGGTTTATTGCATATGACCTCCCAGGTTTTGGTGAAAGTGATCCTCACCCAAGCAGAAATCTTAATTCATCAGCTCTGGATATGCTTCATTTAGCAAATGCTCTGGGAGTTACAGACAAGTTCTGGGTGATGGGCTACTCGGCTGGAAGCATACACGCATGGGCAGCTGTTCGCTATATTCCTGACAGACTCGCAG GGGTAGCTATGTTTGCTCCAATGGTTAATCCATATGACTCCAGCATGACCAAGGAAGAGCAAGGTAAAACCTGGGAAAAATGGACAACAAAAAGGAAACTGATGTATGTTTTAGCTCGAagatttccttctcttcttccacATTTTTATCGCAGAAGCTTTCTATCTGGAAAACAAGGGAAGCTTGAAAAGTGGTTATCGTTGTCATTGGGGAAGAAG GATAAATCTTTATTGGAAGAACCAAATTTTAATGAATTCTGGGAGAAGGACGTGGCAGAATCAGTTCGTCAGGGGGACTCTAAGCCATTTGTGGAGGAAGCTGTGCTGCAAGTGTCAGACTGGGGTTTCAACCTGGCTGATCTTCAGGTGCAGAAGCAGCATCGTGGTAAAGGCCTTCTTCAATGGCTCAAGTCCATGTACAGTCCAGCTGAGCGTCAGTGGACAGGCTTTCTTGGTCCGATACACATTTGGCAG GGTATGGATGATCGGGTAATGCCACCATCGATGACTGAATTTGTACGACGAGTAGTTCCAGGAGCCACTGTGCATAGACTGCTAGGTGAAGGCCATTTCTCATATTTCTGTTTCTGTGATGAGTGCCATAGACACATATTTTCTACCCTATTTGGCATTCCTCAAGGTCCTCTCAGCAGCTCTATGGAGGAGGATCGGCCGCCACCTGAAGAAATCTGTAAAGAAACAGCATTGCATAACTGTACTGAACAAGAATGA
- the LOC105044641 gene encoding LOW QUALITY PROTEIN: uncharacterized protein (The sequence of the model RefSeq protein was modified relative to this genomic sequence to represent the inferred CDS: inserted 1 base in 1 codon) yields the protein MATRRPASLYRLLLLRSPAVAKPPEMRSFRPDFQASRYEIWKHYSNINPSSPIKVDSLGSVVHISSQKRWASQAAAARXEVGDSRISIGPKRSEIEKDGKGTGVVYEGPISSTIKKVKLLSLSTCCLSVSLGPVITFMTSPELNVILKGAVASTVIFLSASTTAALHWFVSPYIHKLRWHPGSDSFEVEMMSWLATPIPRTIKFADVRPPETNRPFVTFKADGNFYFVDVEHCHNKALLARLTPQKPSPESAFKNL from the exons ATGGCGACGAGACGGCCTGCCTCTCTCTATCGTCTGCTTCTGCTTCGCTCGCCGGCGGTGGCGAAGCCACCGGAGATGAGAAGCTTCCGACCAG ATTTTCAGGCTTCGAGGTATGAAATATGGAAGCATTACTCTAATATCAATCCCTCGTCTCCAATTAAAGTTGACAGCCTTGGATCGGTAGTGCATATATCTTCTCAGAAACGTTGGGCTTCTCAAGCTGCAGCTGCAA CTGAAGTAGGTGACAGCAGAATTAGCATTGGACCTAAAAGGAGTGAAATAGAGAAAGATGGTAAAGGAACTGGAGTTGTCTATGAAGGACCCATCTCATCAACCATAAAGAAAGTGAAGCTTTTATCTCTCTCCACCTGTTGCCTCTCAGTGTCTCTTGGCCCTGTCATAACATTCATGACTTCTCCTGAGCTGAATGTAATCCTCAAGGGAGCGGTGGCATCTACTGTGATTTTCCTTAGTGCTTCCACTACAGCAGCCCTACACTGGTTTGTCAGCCCATATATCCACAAGCTCAGATGGCACCCTGGTTCAGATAGCTTTGAGGTTGAAATGATGTCCTGGTTGGCCACACCTATCCCAAGGACAATCAAGTTCGCCGATGTGAGGCCACCAGAGACCAATAGACCATTTGTGACATTTAAGGCTGATGGTAACTTTTATTTCGTCGATGTTGAGCACTGCCACAACAAGGCTTTACTTGCAAGGCTGACACCTCAGAAACCATCTCCTGAATCTGCTTTCAAGAACTTGTGA
- the LOC105044642 gene encoding uncharacterized protein isoform X2, with the protein MSPGGAGGGGRTMTWHEEIASLVDDTGTQYPAGVEAPAPAAAPAEGEAGDPRGRIFGEGYYGYEDGVAPVEESLKDQVKGFLVATAEMLQELGRGCRDIVQQSLEGAEDTYVVKKLRGPLAVVSSRLSFLNDYLPEDRDPMHAWPVVICVFLLALIALNVNSGNETSVQQPRQLYIGPPNASRIQLPDGRHTAYQEQGVQAERARFSLIAPHSFLSSRLAGLPGLKASLLDEFGVRFIAYDLPGFGESDPHPSRNLNSSALDMLHLANALGVTDKFWVMGYSAGSIHAWAAVRYIPDRLAGVAMFAPMVNPYDSSMTKEEQGKTWEKWTTKRKLMYVLARRFPSLLPHFYRRSFLSGKQGKLEKWLSLSLGKKDKSLLEEPNFNEFWEKDVAESVRQGDSKPFVEEAVLQVSDWGFNLADLQVQKQHRGKGLLQWLKSMYSPAERQWTGFLGPIHIWQESYFSPQEVRFLFYPQTWGCS; encoded by the exons ATGTCGCCTGGGGGCGCCGGCGGAGGCGGACGAACGATGACGTGGCATGAGGAGATTGCGAGCCTGGTGGACGACACCGGGACCCAGTACCCCGCCGGCGTGGAAGCGCCGGCGCCGGCGGCGGCGCCTGCGGAGGGGGAGGCGGGGGATCCGAGAGGAAGGATATTCGGGGAAGGGTACTACGGGTACGAGGATGGGGTGGCACCGGTGGAGGAGAGCTTAAAGGATCAGGTGAAGGGTTTCTTGGTGGCGACGGCGGAGATGCTTCAAGAGTTGGGGCGAGGGTGCCGGGATATAGTGCAGCAGAGCCTGGAGGGGGCGGAGGACACCTACGTCGTCAAGAAGCTCCGGGGGCCGCTGGCCGTAGTGTCGAGCCGGCTCAGTTTCTTGAACGACTACCTGCCGGAGGATCGCGATCCAATGCATGCTTGGCCGGTCGTCATCTGCGTGTTCCTTCTGGCGCTTATAG CATTGAACGTAAATAGTGGAAATGAAACTTCAGTTCAACAACCAAGGCAACTGTATATAGGCCCCCCAAATGCAAGTCGAATCCAACTTCCTGATGGAAGGCATACGGCATATCAGGAACAAGGAGTTCAAGCTGAAAGAGCTAGATTTTCTTTGATAGCTCCTCATTCCTTTCTTTCATCTCGACTGGCAG GACTCCCTGGCCTTAAAGCATCACTCCTGGATGAGTTTGGAGTTCGGTTTATTGCATATGACCTCCCAGGTTTTGGTGAAAGTGATCCTCACCCAAGCAGAAATCTTAATTCATCAGCTCTGGATATGCTTCATTTAGCAAATGCTCTGGGAGTTACAGACAAGTTCTGGGTGATGGGCTACTCGGCTGGAAGCATACACGCATGGGCAGCTGTTCGCTATATTCCTGACAGACTCGCAG GGGTAGCTATGTTTGCTCCAATGGTTAATCCATATGACTCCAGCATGACCAAGGAAGAGCAAGGTAAAACCTGGGAAAAATGGACAACAAAAAGGAAACTGATGTATGTTTTAGCTCGAagatttccttctcttcttccacATTTTTATCGCAGAAGCTTTCTATCTGGAAAACAAGGGAAGCTTGAAAAGTGGTTATCGTTGTCATTGGGGAAGAAG GATAAATCTTTATTGGAAGAACCAAATTTTAATGAATTCTGGGAGAAGGACGTGGCAGAATCAGTTCGTCAGGGGGACTCTAAGCCATTTGTGGAGGAAGCTGTGCTGCAAGTGTCAGACTGGGGTTTCAACCTGGCTGATCTTCAGGTGCAGAAGCAGCATCGTGGTAAAGGCCTTCTTCAATGGCTCAAGTCCATGTACAGTCCAGCTGAGCGTCAGTGGACAGGCTTTCTTGGTCCGATACACATTTGGCAG GAATCATATTTTTCTCCCCAAGAAGTTCGCTTTCTTTTCTATCCTCAAACATGGGGTTGCAGTTGA
- the LOC105044642 gene encoding uncharacterized protein isoform X3 gives MSPGGAGGGGRTMTWHEEIASLVDDTGTQYPAGVEAPAPAAAPAEGEAGDPRGRIFGEGYYGYEDGVAPVEESLKDQVKGFLVATAEMLQELGRGCRDIVQQSLEGAEDTYVVKKLRGPLAVVSSRLSFLNDYLPEDRDPMHAWPVVICVFLLALIALNVNSGNETSVQQPRQLYIGPPNASRIQLPDGRHTAYQEQGVQAERARFSLIAPHSFLSSRLAGLPGLKASLLDEFGVRFIAYDLPGFGESDPHPSRNLNSSALDMLHLANALGVTDKFWVMGYSAGSIHAWAAVRYIPDRLAGVAMFAPMVNPYDSSMTKEEQGKTWEKWTTKRKLMYVLARRFPSLLPHFYRRSFLSGKQGKLEKWLSLSLGKKDKSLLEEPNFNEFWEKDVAESVRQGDSKPFVEEAVLQVSDWGFNLADLQVQKQHRGKGLLQWLKSMYSPAERQWTGFLGPIHIWQLFWKCSGDNWAFLKFWFSSN, from the exons ATGTCGCCTGGGGGCGCCGGCGGAGGCGGACGAACGATGACGTGGCATGAGGAGATTGCGAGCCTGGTGGACGACACCGGGACCCAGTACCCCGCCGGCGTGGAAGCGCCGGCGCCGGCGGCGGCGCCTGCGGAGGGGGAGGCGGGGGATCCGAGAGGAAGGATATTCGGGGAAGGGTACTACGGGTACGAGGATGGGGTGGCACCGGTGGAGGAGAGCTTAAAGGATCAGGTGAAGGGTTTCTTGGTGGCGACGGCGGAGATGCTTCAAGAGTTGGGGCGAGGGTGCCGGGATATAGTGCAGCAGAGCCTGGAGGGGGCGGAGGACACCTACGTCGTCAAGAAGCTCCGGGGGCCGCTGGCCGTAGTGTCGAGCCGGCTCAGTTTCTTGAACGACTACCTGCCGGAGGATCGCGATCCAATGCATGCTTGGCCGGTCGTCATCTGCGTGTTCCTTCTGGCGCTTATAG CATTGAACGTAAATAGTGGAAATGAAACTTCAGTTCAACAACCAAGGCAACTGTATATAGGCCCCCCAAATGCAAGTCGAATCCAACTTCCTGATGGAAGGCATACGGCATATCAGGAACAAGGAGTTCAAGCTGAAAGAGCTAGATTTTCTTTGATAGCTCCTCATTCCTTTCTTTCATCTCGACTGGCAG GACTCCCTGGCCTTAAAGCATCACTCCTGGATGAGTTTGGAGTTCGGTTTATTGCATATGACCTCCCAGGTTTTGGTGAAAGTGATCCTCACCCAAGCAGAAATCTTAATTCATCAGCTCTGGATATGCTTCATTTAGCAAATGCTCTGGGAGTTACAGACAAGTTCTGGGTGATGGGCTACTCGGCTGGAAGCATACACGCATGGGCAGCTGTTCGCTATATTCCTGACAGACTCGCAG GGGTAGCTATGTTTGCTCCAATGGTTAATCCATATGACTCCAGCATGACCAAGGAAGAGCAAGGTAAAACCTGGGAAAAATGGACAACAAAAAGGAAACTGATGTATGTTTTAGCTCGAagatttccttctcttcttccacATTTTTATCGCAGAAGCTTTCTATCTGGAAAACAAGGGAAGCTTGAAAAGTGGTTATCGTTGTCATTGGGGAAGAAG GATAAATCTTTATTGGAAGAACCAAATTTTAATGAATTCTGGGAGAAGGACGTGGCAGAATCAGTTCGTCAGGGGGACTCTAAGCCATTTGTGGAGGAAGCTGTGCTGCAAGTGTCAGACTGGGGTTTCAACCTGGCTGATCTTCAGGTGCAGAAGCAGCATCGTGGTAAAGGCCTTCTTCAATGGCTCAAGTCCATGTACAGTCCAGCTGAGCGTCAGTGGACAGGCTTTCTTGGTCCGATACACATTTGGCAG TTGTTCTGGAAATGTTCTGGTGATAATTGGGCATTTCTCAAATTCTGGTTCTCGTCGAATTGA